The genomic interval TAGGTTGGTTTCATGGACTGGTTAGTAGGTATTGCTCTGATGTTTGGAACGAGATAATCCGCAACCTATCATAATTCAtaataaagttataaaaaaatatattttggaccTACAGCTAACTAGAAGACTCAACGAGTGTACATTAACATCAATAACATGTAAGGCAGGTAAATTGGATCACTCATAGATATATCCCGTGTTACATGAACCTGGATGTCATTGGTGGTATAAAGCACTGCCCATGTCATGTAAAGCTTTTCAACTTTTTAAGTTCAATCGAGCTAACGTATTGAACTATAAACAACTAGTTTTTTTATGTGTCCTATGAAAATATTAGATGGCCACATTTGTTCTGATCAAAACAACTGAAGCTGTGCGAATAATTGTTTTGCACTGAAATTAATAAATACTAAGGGTATGCATGTGTTTCATGACAGATGTAAAGGTATGCATGATCAACGAGGTATTAATTAGCATGTTTGAACATTGATAATGCAAGTAAATACGTCAGGTTTAACTTAACCCATCGATAAAGAATTGTCTCATGATTTTCATGAACATATAACCAGGTCCAGAGATCATGTTCAAGCTATTTGGTTAGATATTTCAAGCTATTTGGCTTGCAGTAGCTAAATCATGTTTGCTACTTCAGTCTTCAGCCATATGGAAACTAGAACAAGAAACAACGATATGCTggggaaaaaagaaatcaagatGGAGCTCTTACCACATTAGCAGGTTCAGCTAATATATTGATGAAAAATTTGGCCTGCCATCAGTATAAATCCAGAATTTAATAACGATGAACTATCTTGTCAACAATTGTTAAAAGGAGACCATGTGGATCACTCACCTGCTTTGTTGTGGCACCAGACATAAGAAGATCTGTTGTAACCATGCCAGGCTGCACAGATTAATATGTACTCGGTATAATTATTCTTGCATCATTATTAATCGATTATACAAGAAGAATGCAACCAATTAACTTGCAGAGATGCATGATTCAAAGCTTACAGGAACTAATTTGCTAAACTACTCCAGTGTTTAATCATCTAGTTAAGTCTAAAGTAGTAAGACACCAGGAAAAAGGTTGGAGTTATGTACCGACAAATTGTGCACCATAACATTGTTCACTTCATTCATCTGCAACTCGGCCTGTAATTAGAATCAAATTATTTTCTTCCTGCAAATTCTAATAAACAAGAATTCCagaaggacaaaaaaaaagaggaaatgaAAACCTAAATTGCGAGTTCTCCAGAAAAATCGTTCCATTTAAGAAGGGAAGGGTCTGAACCTCAAGACTCAAGTCCAAGGATTATATGGATGATTACagctttatgttttttttttcaaattactaaTGAGTATTGAGTAACTATTTGATAATCACAGCTTTATTGTTCTGGATACTGAGAAATGGTGGTAATCAATATTGCATCATAGTTGTGATGTCACAATGCAGTTAACAATTTATATGAAGTTACAATGCCACAAATAGTGGACTATGAATAAATGCTACACTGGATATGTTCTGATCAAAACAAAATGATATGAGGTTATATCCTCACATAACCTTTACCTGCAGAGATTTTGTAAGGTGCACCACACTTCTCTTCGTTGCACCATATGCAGCAAACCTAGTCATTATCAATAATAATCAGTGTCTATTTCTGAAAGGATATTAAGTTATTAAGTAGTATCCTGGTGTAACCACAAAAGCACTAGttaccaaaatataattatatttaatatcGCTTGATACCCCCAACCCCccaacgcgcgcgcgcgggggccaCCGCAGTGgtgtaattttttcatttggTTGAAACTACTGATAACAGTACAGTGTATGTCTATATGGAAGCCAAATTCAGCACAGAAACTTATGAGGCACAGTTATGTGGAATCATAGGTACTCTCCTATTAGCAATTAGCAATAAACTAAAAGGACATAATACATGATGTGAAATTTCATAGCTTCATACTGTATGAGAATTCAAACATAATGATATAATGATTGAATTGCAACATTAGTGTCTACATTTTACTACAGAACAGAACAAATGGAAATGCATACCTTGGGGTTGGCCTTCCATCAGAACCAGCACCATCGATGTTAAATATGTGGCCACCTCGAGGTTGGTTTCTCATCATATTTATTGCCTAAGATGGCAAGATGGCAAGAAGATGAATATTTGGAAAATGAATCTTCATAGTTGCTGTAATGAAATTCAGAAAGCTAGTATGAGTTGAAAGAAATACCTCACGACAACATATCATTAATCCAAGAGTGTTAGTTGTGATCACTTCCCTATTAAATCAAAGAAAGAGTGGCATTTGAATATAGCTTGAAAGCACAATTGAATGTATTTGGTCAAGACATAAATAAAAAGACAGCATGAAAATTACATGAGAGCCTCGTCGGAGGTCTCGACCAACGGTTTGTAACTATATGCATTTGATCCAGCATTGTTGATCTGTGCCAAAGGAACACAAAGATAAGGAGAAAATCCTGCCTTCTTATGGTTCTAGATTTTACCCAAAAAGATTCAACACTACAGAACTGAGTGCTTCAATTAAATTACTGAAGTTTAAATATTCAAAAAGGGTAGCTGAGAAATTTCGAACACTCATGAGTATGTAGTGAGAATCAGCATAACTTTATAGCCAGTGATTTTCATATTTGTACATATGAAAAGAATATAAACATGAGTAAGTTCATGTGCAGATATTTGATGATGATGGGGTGATTATGTACCCAAATATCAATATACTTCATCTTGTCACGTGCAAAATCAACTAGTGCCTTTACATCCTTTCCTTCCCTAACATCACAGACAATTCCCTGCAATAATACAAATAGAAGCAGTTCAGTCGCATAAGTATTATTGCACTGTATAATTTTCAACAAACATAATTATAAGTGGAGACTCCAATGGCAGTAAAAGTATCAAGTAGCTCAGCAGTAGGAAGTAGGTACCCACACATGTTGCTCTCCAAATTCCTTTTTCAAGTCAGTCACCGCAGATTCTACCCTTTCAGCTGTAGAGGATAGACTGCATGTCAAGGAAAGGCTAAACTGTAACTTActtgtttgctttttttttttcattctctcACTAAAAGTGGGCTCAAGAAAATCCTAGCAATCCATTTGTTTATTCATTTTAAAATTTCATGAAAGATCAATTTAACAGGTCAGTCATCTCAAGCAGATGACCCCTATATAGAGCACCTAATGAGCGATAATGAGCATCAAATGACAAAAGCTGGATAGTGCATATTTTAGTGTTAGGTCAATGGATCATCCAaatgagaagagaggaaaataaAGAAACAGGTAAACGAGACTTGACCATGCAAATCAATTTGCAATGCATCTTAGGCTCGATAATTTATCCAATTTTATTTATGTCATCACTCAAAAATAATTACTAAAACTAGCGCTACCTATTGAAAGCACAAAATCATTTCTGTACCTGATCTTGAGCAGATTACAACATTATCGCCAGCCTTCAAAAATTCCTTTGCCAGAGCATATCCTATACCTGTTTAA from Oryza glaberrima chromosome 3, OglaRS2, whole genome shotgun sequence carries:
- the LOC127768265 gene encoding chlorophyll(ide) b reductase NOL, chloroplastic, with protein sequence MAATAAYLPLRAQAQVGLAPLRPSGSAAAGARLPGRTARRRLAARGGPEAAGIRAEAVPGGGGVARRAAMVPPYNVLITGSTKGIGYALAKEFLKAGDNVVICSRSAERVESAVTDLKKEFGEQHVWGIVCDVREGKDVKALVDFARDKMKYIDIWINNAGSNAYSYKPLVETSDEALMEVITTNTLGLMICCREAINMMRNQPRGGHIFNIDGAGSDGRPTPRFAAYGATKRSVVHLTKSLQAELQMNEVNNVMVHNLSPGMVTTDLLMSGATTKQAKFFINILAEPANVVADYLVPNIRAIPTNQSMKPTYIRFLTGLKAYSRIFSRIAFGARRNKYVAED